Proteins encoded in a region of the Cheilinus undulatus linkage group 8, ASM1832078v1, whole genome shotgun sequence genome:
- the LOC121513945 gene encoding uncharacterized protein LOC121513945 isoform X2, producing the protein MQSPTQANSGPNALATATTELQLDPHTEANSAQSNPGVQEDENGSSAPAESETLVTPQEDRTAQAEHNEPADQPLTRTPENTGGMETASKTCVSSDPVPDENKTPECDGEKSQKKGQGAREVKKFVLSKKAMIDPLKVDMSCPSYVPLTSYELSLRCLECHIIFRDPKSKERHLKLKHPAEYEQLILRNAFFTCYVCDRQFTNSTELMAHQKAHTEKKPFKCPLCGDAFSKSSELTNHKKVHFGEGGYKCNDCGKICKTMTLLKYHHRKHTGEKPYVCKKCGKRFNMSKALRNHTLTHTWNEDEDEVDEAQLKNNGVPKTYPCTTCDAFFKTSKSRLNHMRTKHRWQPGFQMKQNIPIITPISISQPALLQLEANGPLQKVDGNIDTEQIRRLIESLGNVQKVNQVVILGQVPPHAPPLEVKQFSQLPETTHLDISPPKIDFMGLKQPERETVEFEPINQTFDPMEQTIILEPITPDGQLEDPSLSLLHSNVAAVETIELTLEQPEQREKHEGDTMPQLLKQPDTSATQWDNINQMVCPNEQDLAQTVILELTPALIPTKELEQSHTEPLNEIPSSNFGTEMEKTLQQVPNQMVAGEPDTSLSAPPFSVELEVTHLQKRNQGVPSEDLPTQTLTESGTNPQNDDDTQIQTGGQDLLFHVLDKAVSQETQEKVDQEPCEHERSAQGPSVQDLSAQEPSEQEQPVQESSEQARSAQELSEQEQPVQDPSELEQSAQEPPKLSAREPSKPSEQKISKELVVENKGQEKLVNLSKMEDPLTKKEDRSQSEAKKVSQISEFPLNVMSAQELVKVRKRKPTRAFFQGYMQDWASLSADDLQIDSSPAKRQRQKKAHLVVKFGPQSKEKKNKKQNKTSQEEVLSGKAPTVHLSKNKVSTQKKGRKGRLLSSAEIKASSIQDKRVQQNKEDTRKSKKKLQKEVARDCVNNFRGGKSPVSKKKQAKILQADQPKIAKDGKGKKKLARQEKDKTKTTPASDTTIQHMIEDSLLLLKGHKQPQLKVYKLDPSKAASNTVEDPSYGSQKISPQSKNNKVNHPASESTNNSILDGKKKTQGRTKKNRSLLSSLKMTPEPPETLPAKPKTTRKRKASSNIETEGVITSSHSKRALECKDCGERFSDVPSLQKHKTTVHIIESPGLTYTNGNIFEGVSRSDLYPFPQQHYKAVTLMNAATGWDTEPEMGEITLEDRERNVSFPALIPSPSLPVLPSDVEISVHENKDRSKTESDNQPLHDQMKNSDTHPSIPSNTSWTQNSEAAKSSTLDETTEKACTVENPSSESEGYCAMNENFKEDLHFEVDLVTVGAQHERDDPSSNEDPAHQNESDGSELRRANKHLETAEKTLTSQTVSCSTHQEEIKEEEEEVSVQKNKRGKETVIRNAAKSVGSRKGHLKRDNVSAGDTVFGPESEKEQGGCQPGYQPITSDSEITEDSVNNPELKADNATTNSAVTLTAVSPVVPELEPVTTRADEVRNEKEMQERNKSPSIILERVLTATPGVTVHKEPYLVIASTGQRQGLNRVTGNKVQVFESLEIKVEEIIADQPPTELTCPNKPSLILQPQQHCDIQAVLVKEECSPVLNEAQTSQGSSIRWNVEPFSIGNTSSPSLNSVDTTRDCHTTPEFNANQCIFYPVKQEEREVLLGAAQTDNEDLSTSLSGDAQQTEHQTTDGERHSAIDYQEERVRRRLPDAGETDFADGQAETDGEQQHNPDVQDFLLQSSDEEDVGGFELSDSQLDAEAEVMAYLYNSTDSAQQTDQTLQNLPASESHSSAQSEADTTTRPVDYFSKYFGWDTWVEITNCTNKLSNMSSPVTAREVAQFVGIHIAMGTLKFPSPRLYWEDLTKVPLIAEAMPFSRFLELSRMLKLASPVKDPIDPNVQKGGHESDIHLSKKLVNRQSEISLHSEDQRQGHMSDDLNNSKTDPLWKARPLLCRFKAGCQSLRRDGQSAVDQYLLPLTGKMHTKKPSLHCTTLIGFNGLLLHVDLKLGMEGKEYAVEQMVPKGSTVFLCKQELSTPAMLERLLVAGVHGAGRVGGARGQIGDEFVSSDGKLMLRRSHRGFILSTVGNGQRNMASLIDNFEKAQMSARLNRDLLNLYSIPLTASAPSCWPQAVLWYLTDLALVNSWLLYRQEHKAASAPLSFMAFRLEVSKAFILSDSSDTQDSVPPQPPLEKVQATHETPNPSLVEESPLPDAATRYDGSGHWPEQLAEGEGGRCRFGDCQRTSRVLCLKCCVFLCISRNHNCFLNFHRQEGLGKK; encoded by the exons ATGCAGAGTCCTACCCAGGCAAACAGCGGACCTAACGCCTTGGCCACAGCAACAACAGAGCTACAACTGGACCCCCACACTGAGGCTAATTCAGCACAAAGTAATCCAGGTGTACAAGAGGATGAGAATGGATCCAGTGCTCCTGCTGAATCTGAAACACTAGTCACACCACAGGAAGACAGGACAGCACAAGCAGAGCACAATGAGCCTGCTGATCAACCACTCACTAGGACCCCAGAAAACACAGGAGGGATGGAGACAGCTTCAAAGACATGTGTCTCCTCAGATCCTGTACCCGATGAAAATAAGACTCCTGAGTGTGATGGTGAGAAGTCACAGAAAAAGGGACAAGGTGCTCGTGAAGTGAAGAAATTCGTTCTCTCCAAGAAAGCAATGATTGATCCTTTGAAAGTAGACATGTCCTGTCCATCATATGTTCCTCTCACAT CATATGAGCTCTCCCTGCGATGCCTCGAATGCCACATTATCTTCAGGGATCCCAAGAGTAAGGAGCGTCATCTGAAGCTTAAGCACCCAGCTGAATATGAACAGTTGATTCTGAGGAATGCCTTCTTCACCTGCTATGTTTGTGACCGCCAATTCACGAACTCCACAGAGCTTATGGCCCACCAGAAGGCCCACACAGAGAAGAAACCCTTCAAGTGTCCACTCTGTGGAGATGCCTTCTCGAAATCATCAGAGCTCACTAATCATAAGAAAGTTCATTTTGGCGAGGGTGGTTACAAATGCAATGACTGTGGTAAAATTTGCAAAACCATGACACTGCTAAAGTATCACCACCGCAAACACACTGGAGAAAAGCCATATGTCTGCAAGAAGTGTGGAAAAAGGTTTAACATGTCTAAAGCTCTGAGGAACCAtacgctcacacacacatggaatgaagatgaagatgaagtaGATGAAGCACAACTGAAAAACAATG gtgtTCCTAAAACCTATCCTTGTACCACATGCGATGCTTTTTTCAAGACTTCCAAGTCACGGCTAAATCACATGAGAACGAAGCATAGATGGCAACCTGGATTCCAGATGAAACAAAATATACCCATCATTACTCCAATATCTATTTCTCAACCTGCACTGCTACAGCTAGAGGCCAATGGACCCCTACAAAAAGTTGATGGCAATATTGACACAGAGCAGATTCGCAGACTTATTGAATCTTTAGGAAATGTTCAGAAAGTGAATCAAGTTGTCATACTGGGACAGGTGCCTCCTCATGCCCCACCACTGGAAGTGAAGCAGTTTTCACAACTGCCAGAAACTACACATTTGGATATCAGTCCACCTAAGATAGATTTTATGGGTTTGAAACAGCCTGAACGTGAGACTGTGGAATTTGAACCTATAAATCAAACCTTTGACCCAATGGAACAAACAATCATCCTTGAACCAATTACACCAGATGGACAGCTAGAAGACCCCTCTTTGTCATTACTGCATTCCAATGTAGCAGCAGTTGAAACTATAGAGCTAACACTAGAACAACCTGAGCAAAGAGAGAAGCATGAGGGAGACACGATGCCTCAACTTCTTAAACAGCCAGATACTAGTGCAACTCAGTGGGATAATATTAACCAAATGGTTTGTCCAAATGAACAAGACTTAGCACAAACAGTTATATTAGAGCTTACCCCTGCCTTGATACCAACCAAGGAGCTGGAACAATCTCATACTGAGCCACTAAATGAAATCCCATCATCCAATTTTGGTACTGAAATGGAGAAGACCCTTCAACAGGTTCCAAATCAGATGGTTGCTGGTGAACCAGATACCAGCCTGTCAGCCCCACCtttttctgttgaattagaggtgacacatttacaaaaaagaaaccagGGTGTACCATCAGAGGATTTACCTACTCAAACTCTGACTGAATCTGGCACAAATCCCCAAAATGATGATGATACACAAATTCAAACAGGAGGTCAAGATCTTCTCTTCCATGTCCTTGATAAAGCTGTATCCCAAGAAACACAGGAAAAGGTTGATCAAGAACCATGTGAGCATGAGAGATCTGCCCAAGGACCATCTGTACAAGATCTATCGGCACAAGAACCATCTGAGCAAGAGCAACCTGTGCAAGAATCATCTGAGCAAGCACGATCTGCACAAGAACTGTCAGAACAAGAGCAACCTGTGCAAGACCCATCTGAGCTAGAGCAATCTGCCCAAGAACCACCTAAACTATCTGCACGAGAACCGTCTAAACCATCTGAACAAAAAATTTCTAAAGAATTGGTGGTAGAAAACAAAGGCCAGGAGAAGTTGGTCAACCTATCCAAAATGGAGGATCCATTAACTAAAAAAGAAGACCGGTCACAATCAGAGGCTAAAAAGGTATCACAGATCTCAGAGTTTCCTCTAAATGTTATGTCAGCGCAAGAGCTGGTGAAAGTGCGGAAAAGAAAACCAACCAGGGCATTTTTTCAAGGATACATGCAAGACTGGGCCTCCTTATCTGCCGATGATTTACAAATTGATTCTTCTCCTGCCAAacgacaaagacaaaaaaaggctCATCTTGTTGTTAAATTTGGCCCACaaagcaaagagaaaaagaatAAGAAGCAGAATAAGACATCACAAGAGGAAGTGTTAAGTGGTAAAGCCCCAACAGTACATCTCTCCAAGAATAAAGTATCAACACAAAAGAAGGGAAGAAAGGGACGTCTGTTATCTTCCGCTGAAATAAAGGCATCCTCAATCCAGGACAAACGAGTACAACAGAACAAAGAGGAtacaagaaaaagtaaaaagaaactGCAAAAAGAAGTAGCCAGGGATTGTGTGAATAATTTCAGGGGAGGGAAATCACCAGTTTCCaagaaaaaacaggcaaaaatttTGCAAGCAGATCAGCCCAAGATTGCAAAAGATggcaaaggaaagaaaaaactgGCAAGACAGgaaaaagacaagacaaaaacaacCCCAGCTTCAGATACTACAATACAGCACATGATAGAAGACTCCTTGCTTCTACTGAAAGGTCATAAACAACCCCAGTTAAAAGTTTACAAGTTGGACCCTTCTAAAGCAGCCAGCAATACTGTGGAGGATCCATCTTATGGGTCTCAAAAAATATCCCCACAGagtaaaaacaataaagtcAACCACCCAGCAAGTGAGTCTACAAATAATTCCATATTGGATGGTAAGAAAAAGACCCAGGGAAGAACCAAAAAGAATCGTTCATTGTTGTCCTCGTTAAAAATGACCCCAGAACCACCTGAAACGCTGCCTGCCAAGCCAAAGACCACCAGGAAACGTAAAGCCTCTTCTAACATTGAGACTGAAGGAGTGATAACCTCTTCTCATTCCAAGCGTGCCTTAGAGTGCAAAGACTGTGGGGAGCGATTTAGCGACGTCCCTTCCCTTCAGAAGCACAAAACAACCGTTCATATCATAGAGAGTCCTGGCCTTACATACACCAACGGGAACATCTTTGAAGGTGTCTCCAGGTCAGATCTTTATCCGTTCCCACAGCAGCATTATAAAGCTGTCACCCTGATGAATGCTGCCACTGGATGGGACACTGAGCCTGAAATGGGAGAGATCACATTAGAAGACAGGGAGCGAAATGTCTCTTTTCCAGCTTTGATTCCATCACCATCTTTACCTGTTCTACCCTCGGATGTTGAAATAAGTGTTCATGAAAATAAGGACAGAAGTAAAACTGAATCAGACAATCAGCCACTGCATgatcaaatgaaaaacagtgacACCCATCCCAGTATCCCATCTAATACATCTTGGACTCAGAATTCAGAGGCTGCAAAGTCTTCCACATTAGATGAGACCACAGAAAAAGCATGTACCGTGGAGAACCCCAGCTCAGAATCTGAAGGCTATTGTGCTATGAATGAAAACTTCAAGgaggatttacattttgaggTAGATTTAGTTACTGTTGGGGCACAGCATGAGAGAGACGATCCATCCTCTAATGAAGACCCAGCTCACCAAAATGAATCAGATGGTTCTGAGCTAAGAAGGGCAAATAAACATCTTGAAACCGCTGAAAAAACTCTGACTTCACAGACTGTGTCATGCTCCACCCATCAAGAGGAGAtcaaggaggaagaggaagaagtaTCAGTCCAGAAGAATAAAAGAGGGAAAGAGACTGTTATAAGAAATGCTGCAAAAAGTGTGGGGAGCAGGAAGGGGCATCTCAAAAGGGACAACGTTTCTGCTGGAGATACTGTCTTTGGACCAGAATCAGAAAAAGAACAGGGTGGATGTCAACCAGGCTACCAGCCTATCACATCTGATTCAGAAATAACTGAAGACAGTGTTAACAATCCTGAATTGAAGGCAGACAATGCTACGACTAATTCTGCTGTGACTTTGACCGCCGTATCTCCTGTAGTGCCTGAACTGGAGCCTGTTACCACAAGAGCAGATGAGGTGAGGAATGAAAAGGAAATGCAGGAAAGGAACAAATCTCCCAGTATTATACTTGAGAGGGTCCTCACCGCTACACCAGGAGTTACAGTACACAAGGAGCCTTACCTGGTGATAGCAAGCACCGGTCAAAGACAG GGTTTGAACAGGGTGACTGGGAATAAAGTACAAGTCTTTGAGAGCCTGGAGATCAAGGTTGAAGAGATAATAGCAGATCAGCCACCGACTGAACTAACCTGTCCTAACAAACCCAGTTTAATTCTGCAACCACAGCAACACTGTGATATACAGGCTGTCCTGGTGAAGGAGGAGTGTAGCCCAGTTCTGAATGAGGCTCAGACTTCACAGGGCAGCAGTATCCGCTGGAATGTGGAGCCATTCAGCATCGGGAACACTTCAAGTCCGT CACTGAATAGCGTGGATACAACAAGAGACTGTCACACCACACCTGAATTCAATGCCAACCAGTGTATCTTCTACCCAGTGAAGCAGGAGGAAAGGGAGGTTCTTTTGGGTGCTGCTCAGACAGACAATGAAGATTTATCCACTTCGTTGTCTGGTGATGCCCAGCAGACAGAGCATCAAACAACAG ACGGGGAGCGCCATTCTGCCATAGACTACCAGGAGGAGAGAGTGAGACGTCGGTTGCCGGATGCTGGAGAGACTGACTTTGCAGATGGACAAG CTGAGACTGACGGTGAACAGCAGCATAATCCAGATGTCCAGGACTTTCTCCTCCAAAGTTCTGATGAAGAAGATGTGGGTGGTTTTGAACTGTCTGACTCTCAGCTTGATGCAGAAGCAGAAGTGATGGCCTATCTCTATAACAGCACCGACAGTGCACAACAAACAGACCAAACACTACAAAA TTTGCCAGCTTCAGAGAGCCATTCTTCAGCACAAAGCGAGGCAGACACAACCACAAGGCCGGTAGATTACTTTTCCAAGTACTTTGGATGGGATACCTGGGTAGAAATTACGAATTGCACAAATAAACTGTCCAACATGTCCAGTCCTGTCACAGCCAGAGAGGTTGCACAGTTTGTTGGGATCCACATTGCAATGGGGACATTAAAG TTTCCCAGTCCGAGGCTCTACTGGGAGGACTTGACAAAGGTGCCATTGATTGCAGAAGCAATGCCTTTTTCCCGTTTCCTTGAGCTGTCTCGCATGTTGAAGCTTGCCTCTCCTGTAAAGGATCCAATAGACCCAAATGTTCAAAAAGGAGGACATGAGAGTGATATACATCTGAGTAAAAAACTTGTAAACAGACAAAGTGAAATTTCTCTGCACAGTGAAGATCAGAGACAAGGTCACATGTCAGATGACTTGAATAATTCAAAAACAGATCCCCTGTGGAAGGCCCGGCCACTGCTGTGTCGATTTAAAGCAGGGTGCCAGTCGCTGAGACGTGATGGTCAGTCCGCAGTTGACCAGTATCTGCTTCCTCTGACTGGGAAGATGCACACTAAGAAACCGTCTCTTCACTGCACTACACTAATCGGATTCAACGGTTTGCTCTTACATGTGGATCTTAAACTGGGTATGGAGGGTAAAGAATACGCTGTGGAACAAATGGTCCCCAAAGGTAGTACAGTGTTTCTTTGCAAACAGGAACTCTCCACTCCGGCCATGCTGGAGCGTCTGTTAGTTGCTGGGGTTCATGGTGCAGGCAGGGTGGGAGGGGCCCGGGGGCAGATCGGAGATGAGTTTGTTAGCTCAGACGGGAAGTTGATGTTGCGTAGGTCTCACCGTGGCTTCATACTTTCTACTGTGGGAAACGGACAGAGGAACATGGCTTCTCTTATTGACAACTTCGAGAAGGCCCAGATGTCAGCTCGTCTCAACAGAGACCTGCTAAATCTTTACTCCATCCCCCTCACTGCCTCTGCCCCCAGCTGCTGGCCTCAAGCGGTGCTTTGGTACCTGACAGATCTGGCTTTGGTCAACTCCTGGCTACTATACAGGCAGGAGCACAAGGCAGCGTCTGCACCTTTATCCTTTATGGCTTTTAGATTGGAGGTGTCAAAGGCTTTCATCCTATCAGACAGCTCCGATACTCAGGACTCAGTTCCTCCTCAACCCCCCTTAGAGAAAGTCCAAGCAACACATGAAACCCCCAACCCCAGCCTGGTGGAGGAGAGTCCCCTCCCAGATGCAGCTACTCGATATGATGGTTCGGGCCACTGGCCAGAGCAGCTTGCCGAGGGAGAAGGGGGAAGATGTCGTTTCGGGGACTGTCAAAGAACATCCAGAGTGCTATGCCTTAAGTGCTGCGTCTTTCTTTGTATCTCTAGAAACCACAACTGCTTTTTGAATTTTCATAGGCAAGAGGGTTTAGGAAAAAAGTAG